GATCTCTGGGTTTCAAAGAGCTTGCGTTATTGAGTGAGATTGAGAGCTTGGGAGGGTTTATACGAGTTCGTCGTTGTACTCTATGGAATGAGAATGACTTTTGAGCGGGTCGCTGAGTTGGCAGGTTGGCGAACCCAACAGGTGGTTGGCATGTCTGGACGTCGTTTGAACCCGTGACTGGAATAGATTGGGAATCATATATCCAAACTCTTAATAGGCTGAATGTTTGTATCAATTAATGTTCAATTTTGTTGACACCAAACAAGGAATTATTGTTGCAAATTTGTGTCAACATTGAAATagaaagaattaaatttgCTCAATTTTCGCTGATAATTTGCTGAAGTACTAGACATGTAGGATAATTTGAGACAAGTTGTGTAGCCCACTTTCtacaaaatacaaagaaaCCAAGGGTTGGAATGAGAAACTGTCTATACTTTAACCATTGGGAAACAAATATGTTCCAAAATCCTATATGCATAAACATACAAGTCACCTATTTCCAAGGGGTAATAACAATAAACATGTGTGTTGTAGCACTAGCAAAAAgtctaaataattaaaatcggCCTCTTTAAAATTGTGTATTTGGGTCCATTTATGTCTAAAGACACTGACTAGTTAACTTtaaaaacaccacaaattcACTGCTTAATAACACGTTGTATGACCCATAAAGGGACGATCGTACATCTTTTTGCTTATCAACAAGGCCATGATTAATGTATTAGGGATAGGACCACCTATTTGTGCAGAAGATTGAAATAATTGGAAGGAAGTTTACTGTTTGCATTTAAAGTGTATACTTTTACAACTAGATAGCAACAAACAAATGTCTAGCCCTTATTCAAACAAGCAGAGAGTTGAAGAAGGCTTGGATCCTTTGGTCCCATTCGTGtcttttcattttgttgttaTAAGTGGAAAGAGTTTTAAACATGCCCACTTTTCATTGATGTGCCCTTTCTCACCAACTCCTCTTTAAGTTATTACACTTATTGATCTTGCATCACATAGGGAGTTAGTCCAATTTCTATCAAAACAAGACAGCTTTAGAcccaattttgtttttatgtcaCAAAAAGATTTATGGGCTTTGGGGAAAATGGCCCAAATGATGCAACAATTCATGTCAATCGGCCCAAGGATTCACAACAAGCCACAAATTTTGGAGACAAACATTATGGTCCAATCCACAAACTTCCATCCAACAAAGTAGTCTTATAAACAAATtcaatgcaataaataaaatgttaatcaTGAAGTAAAATTTGTAAGTTCAGGGCAAAGATTTTAGCATTTTCCTCGATCCTCATAtttacttataattaaatatagctTTGTAAGTATGTCTAGAGATAAAGCTTAAAATCAATTCCAAAATGTACAAAAGTTGAGTACATATATATCACAGCAGTCGAACTTTTAGCATTCGCCTTTTCTGCATAATTATTATCCTACCTCTCATCATTATTTTGGCTAACTACATAGTATTTCACAACCAAAACaatcccaaaaaagaaaaggtcaCTTGCTTTTCATATTTGTGACTCTTTTCCACAAACATTTTTATACAAAAGCAGTCAAGGATATATTATGAAACCTACACTTCTTGCATTTAGAAGTGTAATCAATGGCAAACTAGGTCATCACCTTCTTCCAACTCAATCCCTAGCTCAGCCATCCTCTTCTCCTTGTACACATACCTCTTtgcacaaaacaaaaatattgcCAAATTGAACACACTCAGAATCGCCAATAGCCAATAGAAATCATAAAGCCGGCCTTCGTTAAGGTTATCCGCAAGCCACGGCTTGTTCAGAGTCACCTTATGGATAATGGTCACCAATGTTGAGCTCAAGAAAAACCCTAGAGATAATGTGCTTAGAAACAACCCTGTGCTCATTGTTTTCATCCCTTTAGGGCACTCCCTTAAAAAGAAATCGAGTTGACCGATGTACGTGAACGCCTCCCCGGCCCCCACCAGAATAAACTGGGGGATCAGGATGAAGACTGTAAGCGGCAGAGTGGCCTCACTGTCATGTGTCAGGCCATGCGACTGCGCTACCCGGAGCCTCTTGACTTCGGTCAATGCAGCCGCCAGCATGGCAATGATGGAGAGGACTAGACCAACCGCGATACGTTGGAGGGGAGTGAGGCCGTGCGGGTTCTTTAACACCTTTCGGCAGATGGGAGTGATTATGCGGTCGTAGATGGGGACGGTGATGAGGATGCTGGCGACGAAGAACACGGTGAGGGAGGCGGCCGGGATCTCGAACGAGCCGATGTGGCGGTCTAGAGTTGTGGCTTGGGAGACGGAGAATGTGGTCATTTGAGCATAGACGGTCCAAAACATTATTGTGGTGGCCCAAGTTGGTAGCATTCTTATCACCATCTTAACTTCTTCCACATCGGTTAGTGTCGACATGTACCATTTCCCTTTTTGTGTCGAATCAGCATTGTTTATTGCTGCTTTGTCCAAGAAactacaacaaaaattaagtaattcCATCAGCATCTGTTTAATCAAATCATGTCTTGTTGCAGTTAAATTATTGCACGGCTAATTCAATTGACATAGACatcacatatttttctttatgtaCCCCTAACCCTAGCTATTGCATGagacaccaaaaaaaatatgcatttattataatattgacgagggtaaaatttaaaatttgtgcttaattttatcattcattttgaaatactcatactacaattattttcaattaggACACATGCATTTAGGAATAGGAATGGAGGCAGACAACTTAATTTTAACGTCTCTAGTGAAGTAAGTACACTTGTTTATAATTGgacaatttgatttttattttgacttttcaatttttgcaaGTGACTCAACCGATGTGAAGACAAACTtgatcattttcaaatttattttgccTCGCGGCAGTTGGCTCAATTTTCTTGTTTGGACAAAATAGTCAATataaagtgtatcaaattgtTGAAAACTCCAATTAGATTCTTAACTTTCTTACTTGAGATTCAAATCTCTATGCAAAACAAGCTTTTTAAAGCTTACCACTTATAAACGTATATACTaatttcctatatatatatataaacatgatcaaTCAAGAAATTGAGCTTGACCACACGTTATGATAAGCTGCCAACTGGTCCATCGACTCTCAACCCCCCACTATTTTGTCATCTCATGAATTATGTCATTATTTTCTGATAATAATGCAACACTCCCTACCAAAAGAGATGACTCCTTGCCTCAACTTGATCATTACTAGATACAAATTCTGTAATTTATTGCATATCATATCAAGGGATATTTTATGCTTGACATATTGACCAAacatacattattttatcCCATACTTATAATCAAATGATTATAGACCTTACAAGAAAGAGGGAACATCtcaagtaattaaaaataaaatcattcacTCTCTTCAACATCATTATTAACTCATTATGCCATAGACAAAATAAATTCGTTTATTTTCCCTTCACCCAATCAAATCAAActaattattcatattcttCTTTCGATTATATCAAAaatctcttaaattttgtgaCTACATCCTATCTCATCTGTATAAGTATTGGTAATCATCTCTGGCCTTTTAAGGGACGActgactcatttctaataaGTTACTAAGCCgaacaataatttataaaccttattatgttcatatatataaagcAAATTAACTAAGCATGCTaggaaaatgtaaataaataaataaaaagtaggaCTAAAAAGGAACTCACCGGAATTCTTTGCTGTGTGGCAAcatctgcttcttcttcttgctctGCGTTTCGGCGGCGGCAGGGATGTCGTCGACGTTGAAGAGAAGGGAGGGGTCGGAGGGGAGGTCGAGGCGCCTCTTCCTCCACGCAGCCACAAACACGGTGGCGATCTGCGTGAGCGGGCTGCCGACGAGCTTCTTGAAGCGGTAGCGGCGGGTGCCGGAGAGGAACACCACCAGCCCCAAAACAATGGCCAGGGCGCAGATCCCATACCCCCATTCTCTCCCGACGTTGTCTTGGATGTACACAAGAACCGTCACCGCTCCGAGCGATCCCACgttgatgaagaagaagaaccaGTTGAAGAATTTGATCATCCGCTTCCTCTCCTTGTCGTCCGTCTCGTCGAACTGGTCAGACCCGAACCCGGACACGCTCGACTTCAGCCCCCCCGTGCCGAGGGCCGTCAGGTATAGGGCTAGGTACAGGATCGAGAACTGCTTCCCGGTCGCCGGAATGCAGGCCTCGCTGCTCGGGTTGCATTTCGGCGGCCGGAGGCTCGGGATTGTGGTTGAGATTGTCAGCAGCGTCACTCCCTGAtcataaatgattaattagagattaatcaataatcatctctatttaatttattatggcTTTTTCTGTTTTCCTCTTCGCAGGTGATGATGGAAACATGGAATTATTTAGTAATACTATcaaattatgaagaaaaaagttCGTCGACGACACAAACTAGgaatgttttaatataaaaaaacaagttaACTAGATAGTTTCTCACCGTAGCTTGAACTGTGGCGAAGATGCCTATGGTCAAGTACCTGCAAACAAAATGAGGCATGTATGCTTTGTTAGGATTCAATAAGGAATCTcgtaataatataaaaacaaaatgaaacgAACCTTCCGAGGAAAGTATCAGCAACAAATCCACCGAGCAAGCAGAGCATGAAGGAAGTGCCGAGGAAGTTGGTGACGTTGTTGGCGGCCGCGGCATTGCCCAGATGCATGGTTCCGGTCAAGTACGTGACGAGGTTCACCGCAATCCCCAGCGTCGTCAGCCTCTC
The genomic region above belongs to Salvia hispanica cultivar TCC Black 2014 chromosome 3, UniMelb_Shisp_WGS_1.0, whole genome shotgun sequence and contains:
- the LOC125215552 gene encoding protein NRT1/ PTR FAMILY 6.3-like, which produces MASVLPQTNLDAADTLPDAWDYKGRPSLKSSSGGWTSAAMILGVEAFERLTTLGIAVNLVTYLTGTMHLGNAAAANNVTNFLGTSFMLCLLGGFVADTFLGRYLTIGIFATVQATGVTLLTISTTIPSLRPPKCNPSSEACIPATGKQFSILYLALYLTALGTGGLKSSVSGFGSDQFDETDDKERKRMIKFFNWFFFFINVGSLGAVTVLVYIQDNVGREWGYGICALAIVLGLVVFLSGTRRYRFKKLVGSPLTQIATVFVAAWRKRRLDLPSDPSLLFNVDDIPAAAETQSKKKKQMLPHSKEFRFLDKAAINNADSTQKGKWYMSTLTDVEEVKMVIRMLPTWATTIMFWTVYAQMTTFSVSQATTLDRHIGSFEIPAASLTVFFVASILITVPIYDRIITPICRKVLKNPHGLTPLQRIAVGLVLSIIAMLAAALTEVKRLRVAQSHGLTHDSEATLPLTVFILIPQFILVGAGEAFTYIGQLDFFLRECPKGMKTMSTGLFLSTLSLGFFLSSTLVTIIHKVTLNKPWLADNLNEGRLYDFYWLLAILSVFNLAIFLFCAKRYVYKEKRMAELGIELEEGDDLVCH